In one Xyrauchen texanus isolate HMW12.3.18 chromosome 18, RBS_HiC_50CHRs, whole genome shotgun sequence genomic region, the following are encoded:
- the rpgra gene encoding trichohyalin has product MLDVMPGETETDIPATGAVFTFGKSTIAGNVPSRLWLKNDIPVQISCGQSHSAFVTEQGRLFVFGSNSRGQLGLVTKGPATKPIYVKALKVERIQLVACGTDHTLVSTLQGEVFATGGNSDGQLGLGHCNDSISFQRLHPFCDSAPIKLLSAGNHTSAVLTEDGRLFLWGDNSVGQLGLGNDSRALLPKELKLGQPVQWVSCGYIHSALVTNNGDVFTFGESADGRLGLSADQLANHNYPQRVDSLQSVLQVACGGKHTLALTEDELYSCGCGEFGQLGLGTLVFEADTPVAVGHFRKGRVIYVTCGENHSALITDSGLLYTFGDGRHGKLGHGDENFTNQFSPTVCQRFFDYYAMTVACGSSHTLVFARPRQQESEEVCLEDEDMTYFYLDRCFNSMLQGKPLEHIPEPALISQPAFLATFLPSCHRWSLSTRSRRRQRESSSAQFGLEFLNFPPLTTSFTTQSLTGNILQPLRDTAKHFKTDAYKEFSSTSVTQPAKYDFSSPARTPPSSPVSKSARYINNVGTAENSMSDKKQNEKDMARLSSIGRVETRAENAPQQTPPTEQKTGSVSHQSLTESLPPSNRKCRKRRSGDPGNTTMKEHLSVTTASQSEMESNIYKKRTQIKNNESKGQTLVVKSSPDIMSAQDTEKSNETPSTNTNIDTTAKNVGSTKIKDRKGTTLGKIKPHIKSSPVKKDTSSLAIDQKETKSDPVQIEQVKTTPTKVQDVKSPSKVKEVGSPVKAIKRVRPPFKVQDVPYGTKEDGEVESTPYTDAQRDVKLSLGKSQEVRSTLINIQEQGNTTTVKIPDKIQNAPEKGKGKNDVDTKENTGAFSPKKAKTPSPLSVSIPKQRDGKACGEGARGMSKAKKGKPVEAENFQLRPVELGQETTGVKRQNDNDTLKDSNIYFPLIENRQSSSNTPATEKSQSDSSLQFDHKKSQSPNNKVLIEQKQGFPSIKTLAPERSHSVSSLWSINQSATNESSTSKETESLFGKLLSPSSSSPQHRQSPLKENKLALKTVESEPVLVTETSQSVRKPQAEQSIIGSVVSSLPSLALASGAPLLIKVADVLSETSNTSTALEQYASVPQETTGNNIQKATVQDVSAISENQETGDSSTKKQSESTKCHPEDGEDVEKEMLVSGNAESEDEEDEKDSEIGEEKRGEEENFTKEEDESEEGGQEKQNSPFEETEEGESVNDGDSRDGESAEKGLEEGEEEEGEEEENGAAGDEEGDSDTKQNSNSEKEKSEGEGSGDSEVTSKYNKGGEEDGEESEIQKRGNDDSTEKKEEGEKGEAESEEDKDKESGDEEEEEWDEGSERAVEDDETKEKTDVEKEQEGESSNEQSGQEEKMERGKESDNEDEENKEKSDEEEEKGESEEQEVGSEIEEEEYETGEKEEEVKVKSEGGSNGEEEADEGEGEEDEESEEDDEVGNEVEKENQEKEIDHEEEEEENGDQANEEEENEEEENEEEENGTDEEENNEQVKDRKGEEDEEEGVEEEEEESNIDEEEEEEEEEATKWQREKIESAKSVTKKPANAKDSQGHEKVNAEKERQKTAEGNEDSERQELGEKTELQDGGKEEGEWKIDASEEEEEEGEAESEEDKDKESGDEEEEEWDEGSERAVEDDETKEKTDVEEEQEGESSNEQSGQEEEKREQGKESDNEDEETKEGSDDDEEKEKSEEEDGSEEEEEEYETEEEEKVMSEGGSNGEEEADEGDGEEEDEESEEDDEVGNEVEKENQEEEIDHEEEEEENGDQANEEEENEEEENEEEENEEEDNEEEENGMDEQGNNEQLKERKGEEEDEEECVEEEEEESEIDEEEEVEEEEEEATKWQREKIESAKSVTKKPANAKDSHGKVNAEKEKHKKAEGNKDRERQELGEKIEVQDGEKEECEGKIDTSEEKLKEEENIDISETQEMDSVDEDLQGDKLNEMMEEHEEETIGSEEEEEEETEQKEENITAEKNGRKQRANYEQEEESEEEDEDDEEEESEEEEEEEEEQESDEEEEEEERIEQRKAPKQSIKPKALSVDRQGVRQTIAQRDREKTVKRDLQGKKQTASGAQDPQFWNNVLPQYLNLK; this is encoded by the exons ATGTTGGACGTTATGCCAGGAGAAACAGAGACAGATATACcag CCACAGGTGCTGTATTTACCTTTGGAAAGAGTACAATAGCAGGTAATGTGCCAAGCAGGTTATGGCTGAAGAATGACATACCTGTGCAAATCTCATGTGGACAGTCACACTCTGCCTTTGTAACAG AGCAGGGCCGTTTGTTTGTGTTTGGAAGTAATAGCAGAGGTCAGCTTGGTCTAGTAACCAAAGGACCAGCAACTAAGCCTATCTATGTAAAAG CTCTTAAAGTGGAGAGAATTCAGCTTGTTGCCTGTGGGACTGATCACACACTTGTAAGCACCT TACAAGGAGAGGTTTTTGCAACTGGAGGAAACAGTGATGGACAGTTAGGATTGGGTCACTGTAATGACAGCATCTCTTTCCAGCGACTCCACCCCTTCTGTGACTCTGCTCCAATCAAATTGCTCTCTGCTGGTAACCACACCTCTGCTGTGCTCACAG AGGATGGCAGGCTGTTTCTGTGGGGTGATAACTCAGTTGGTCAGCTTGGTCTGGGAAATGACAGTCGTGCCTTAttacctaaagagctgaaattgGGACAGCCTGTTCAGTGGGTTTCATGTGGATACATACACTCAGCTCTGGTCACAA ACAATGGAGATGTTTTCACTTTTGGGGAGAGTGCAGATGGAAGACTGGGTCTTTCTGCTGATCAGTTGGCCAATCACAATTATCCTCAGCGAGTAGACTCTCTGCAAAGTGTTCTGCAGGTGGCGTGTGGAGGCAAGCACACACTAGCCCTCACAG AGGATGAGTTATATTCATGTGGCTGTGGGGAGTTTGGGCAGTTGGGTTTGGGAACACTTGTGTTTGAAGCAGACACACCTGTTGCTGTCGGCCACTTCAGGAAAGGCAGGGTCATTTATGTCACATGTGGTGAAAACCACAGTGCACTCATAACAG ATAGTGGACTTCTTTACACATTTGGAGATGGTCGTCATGGAAAGTTAGGCCATGGAGATGAGAACTTCACCAATCAATTCAGTCCAACTGTATGCCAGAGGTTCTTTGATTACTATGCAATGACT GTGGCTTGTGGTTCCAGTCACACACTGGTTTTTGCACGGCCAAGGCAACAGGAAAGTGAGGAGGTTTGTTTAGAGGATGAAGACATGACCTACTTTTACCTGGACAGGTGTTTTAACTCCATGTTGCAGGGGAAACCATTAGAGCACATTCCAGAACCTGCTCTGATCTCACAGCCTGCATTTCTTGCTACATTTCTTCCAAGCTGTCACCGTTGGAGTCTATCAACACGTTCCAGACGGAGACAGAGG gagaGCTCATCTGCACAGTTTGGCCTAGAATTTCTTAATTTCCCTCCACTTACAACTAGCTTTACCACACAATCGCTGACAGGCAACATCCTACAACCTTTAAGAGACACTGCTAAACACTTCAAAACTGATGCCTATAAAGAATTTTCTTCTACCTCAGTCACACAACCTGCCAAATATGATTTTAGCAGCCCAGCCAGGACACCaccat CATCACCTGTCAGTAAGAGTGCAAGGTACATCAACAATGTTGGAACTGCTGAAAACAGCATGTCAGACAAG AAACAGAATGAAAAAGATATGGCAAGACTGTCTTCAATTGGAAGGGTGGAGACAAGAGCAGAGAATGCACCTCAACAGACTCCGCCCACTGAACAAAAGACTGGTTCTGTTTCCCATCAGTCACTGACAGAATCTCTACCTCCAAGCAATCGAAAATGCAGGAAACGCAGGTCAGGAGATCCAGGGAATACCACGATGAAGGAACATCTTTCTGTTACTACAGCATCACAAAGTGAAATGGAATCCAACATATACAAAAAACGTACCCAGATTAAAAATAATGAATCTAAAGGTCAAACTTTAGTGGTAAAATCATCTCCAGATATAATGTCggctcaagacacggagaaaagCAATGAAACACCCAGCACTAATACTAATATTGACACAACTGCAAAAAACGTGGGTTCCACAAAAATTAAAGATCGAAAAGGCACTACTCTTGGGAAGATTAAACCACACATCAAGTCAAGTCCAGTTAAAAAAGACACAAGCTCTCTTGCTATTGATCAAAAAGAGACCAAGTCTGATCCAGTGCAAATTGAGCAAGTTAAAACAACCCCTACAAAAGTTCAAGATGTGAAATCCCCCTCTAAAGTCAAAGAGGTTGGTAGTCCAGTAAAAGCAATAAAAAGGGTCAGGCCACCATTCAAAGTTCAAGATGTGCCATACGGCACCAAGGAAGATGGAGAGGTTGAATCAACACCTTACACAGATGCTCAAAGAGATGTCAAACTGTCCCTTGGAAAGTCTCAAGAGGTCAGATCAACATTGATCAACATACAAgaacaaggaaacaccacaacagTCAAAATTCCAGATAAAATCCAAAACGCTCCTGAAAAAGGGAAAGGAAAGAATGATGTTGACACAAAGGAAAACACTGGTGCATTTTCACCAAAGAAAGCAAAAACGCCTAGCCCTCTATCAGTTTCCATACCCAAACAAAGAGATGGTAAGGCTTGTGGAGAGGGGGCTCGAGGAATGTCTAAAGCAAAAAAAGGAAAACCTGTGGAAGCTGAGAACTTCCAGCTTAGACCTGTAGAACTGGGACAAGAAACTACAGGAGTCAAAAGACAGAACGATAATGACACACTGAAGGACTCCAATATTTATTTTCCCCTAATAGAAAACAGGCAGTCATCCAGTAATACACCAGCTACAGAAAAATCACAATCAGATTCCAGTTTGCAGTTTGACCataaaaagagccaatcacccaACAATAAAGTACTTATTGAACAGAAACAAGGATTTCCATCTATTAAAACTTTAGCTCCAGAGAGAAGCCACTCAGTTTCAAGTCTATGGTCAATTAACCAATCAGCAACCAATGAATCTTCCACCTCAAAAGAAACCGAATCATTATTTGGTAAACTGTTAAGCCCATCTAGTTCATCACCACAACACAGGCAGTCACcactaaaagaaaataaattagctTTAAAAACAGTTGAATCTGAACCAGTGTTGGTAACAGAGACCTCACAGTCTGTCAGGAAGCCACAAGCTGAGCAAAGCATTATTGGTAGTGTAGTTTCATCACTACCAAGCTTGGCTTTAGCTAGCGGAGCACCACTACTGATAAAAGTAGCTGACGTGCTTTCTGAAACTTCTAACACCAGTACTGCACTAGAACAATATGCTTCAGTCCCCCAGGAAACAACAGGAAACAATATCCAGAAAGCCACAGTTCAGGATGTATCAGCAATCAGCGAGAATCAGGAAACAGGTGACAGCAGTACTAAAAAGCAGAGTGAGAGCACAAAATGTCACCCTGAGGATGGGGAAGACGTTGAAAAGGAAATGTTGGTGAGTGGTAATGCAGAAAGCGAGGATGAGGAAGATGAGAAAGACAGTGAGATTGGAGAGGAAAAGAGAGGTGAAGAAGAGAATTTCACTAAGGAAGAAGATGAAAGTGAGGAGGGTGGTCAGGAAAAGCAGAACAGCCCTTTTGAAGAGACAGAGGAAGGAGAGAGTGTAAATGATGGGGATAGCAGAGATGGAGAGAGTGCTGAAAAAGGATTGGAGGAAGGTGAGGAAGAGGAGGGAGAAGAAGAGGAAAATGGAGCAGCAGGAGATGAAGAGGGTGACAGTGATACCAAACAAAACAGTAACAGTGAGAAAGAAAAGAGTGAAGGAGAGGGGAGTGGAGATAGTGAGGTTACAAGTAAATATAACAAGGGTGGAGAGGAAGACGGAGAGGAGAGTGAGATTCAAAAGAGAGGGAATGATGACAGTACAGAGAAAAAAGAAGAGGGGGAGAAAGGAGAAGCAGAGAGTGAGGAGGATAAAGACAAGGAGAGTGgtgatgaagaggaggaagaaTGGGATGAAGGGAGTGAGAGAGCAGTAGAAGACGATGAGACCAAAGAGAAAACAGATGTAGAGAAAGAGCAGGAAGGCGAGAGCAGTAATGAACAGTCAGGACAGGAGGAGAAAATGGAACGAGGGAAGGAATCTGATAATGAggatgaagaaaacaaagaaaaatcagatGAAGAGGAAGAGAAAGGAGAGAGTGAGGAACAGGAGGTCGGGAGTGAGATAGAGGAGGAAGAGTATGAGACAGGTGAGAAGGAAGAGGAGGTAAAAGTGAAGTCTGAAGGAGGTAGTAACGGAGAGGAGGAAGCAGATGAAGGTGAGGGAGAGGAAGATGAAGAGAGTGAGGAAGATGATGAGGTAGGAAATGAAGTTGAAAAGGAAAATCAAGAGAAGGAAATTGATCatgaagaggaggaagaagaaaatGGAGACCAGGCAAACGAGGAAGAAGAGAATGAGGAAGAGGAAAACGAAGAAGAGGAGAATGGAACGGATGAAGAGGAAAATAATGAACAAGTAAAGGACAGGAAAGGTGAagaagatgaggaggagggtgtggaggaggaagaagaggagagtAATATagatgaagaagaggaggaagaggaagaagaggccACAAAATGGCAAAGAGAGAAGATTGAGTCTGCTAAAAGTGTGACTAAGAAACCAGCAAATGCCAAAGACTCACAGGGGCATGAAAAAGTGAATGCtgaaaaagagagacagaaaacaGCAGAGGGGAATGAAGACAGTGAAAGACAGGAATTGGGTGAAAAGACTGAGTTACAGGATGGAGGAAAAGAAGAGGGCGAGTGGAAAATAGATGCAagtgaagaagaggaggaggaaggagAAGCTGAGAGTGAGGAGGATAAAGACAAGGAGAGTGgtgatgaagaggaggaagaaTGGGATGAAGGGAGTGAGAGAGCAGTAGAAGACGATGAGACCAAAGAGAAAACAGATGTAGAGGAAGAGCAGGAAGGCGAGAGCAGTAATGAACAGTCAGGACAGGAGGAGGAGAAACGGGAACAAGGGAAGGAATCTGATAATGAGGATGAAGAAACCAAAGAAGGCTCAGATGATGatgaagagaaagaaaagagtgAAGAGGAGGATGGgagtgaggaagaggaggaagagtatGAGACAGAAGAGGAGGAAAAAGTGATGTCTGAAGGAGGTAGTAACGGAGAGGAGGAAGCAGATGAAGGAGAtggagaggaggaagatgaagagagTGAGGAAGATGATGAGGTAGGAAATGAAGTTGAAAAGGAAAATCAAGAGGAGGAAATTGATCatgaagaggaggaagaagaaaatGGAGACCAGGCAAACGAAGAAGAAGAGAATGAGGAAGAGGAAAATGAAGAAGAGGAGAATGAGGAAGAGGACAATGAAGAAGAGGAGAATGGAATGGATGAACAGGGAAATAATGAACAactaaaggaaaggaaaggagaagaagaagaTGAGGAGGAGTGtgtggaggaggaagaagaggagagtGAGatagatgaggaagaggaggttgaggaagaggaagaagaggccACAAAATGGCAAAGAGAGAAGATTGAGTCTGCTAAAAGTGTGACTAAGAAACCAGCAAATGCCAAAGACTCGCATGGAAAAGTGAATGCTGAAAAAGAGAAACATAAAAAAGCAGAGGGGAATAAAGACAGGGAAAGACAGGAATTGGGTGAAAAGATTGAGGTACAGGATGGAGAAAAAGAAGAGTGCGAAGGGAAAATAGATACAAGTGAAGAGAAGTTAAAGGAAGAAGAGAATATTGACATCTCAGAAACACAGGAAATGGACAGTGTAGATGAAGATCTTCAAGGAGACAAGCTGAATGAAATGATGGAAGAACATGAAGAGGAAACAATAGGAagtgaggaagaagaggaggaagaaacAGAACAGAAAGAAGAGAATATAACAGcagagaaaaatgggagaaagcAGAGGGCAAATTATGAACAGGAAGAAGAGAGTGAGGAAGaagatgaggatgatgaagaggaagaaagtgaggaggaggaagaagaggaagaggagcaaGAAAGTGacgaagaagaggaagaagaagaaaggATCGAACAAAGGAAAGCACCAAAACAGAGCATCAAACCGAAAGCATTGTCTGTGGACAGACAGGGTGTCAGACAGACAATtgcacagagagacagagagaagactGTAAAAAGAGATCTTCAAGGGAAGAAGCAAACAGCCAGTGGTGCTCAGGACCCTCAGTTCTGGAACAATGTCTTACCACAGTATCTAAACCTTAAATGA
- the srpx gene encoding sushi repeat-containing protein SRPX isoform X1 — translation MDTWMCLYMIVGLQLYGSFAYDGSGYWPYTDDEDVRYTGVPWCAPVKIKHGHVSCQSPHGERYKNVLGTRCKIHCKTGYEMHGSSEILCMASKQWSGNYACREVRCPKLAMPSNGGFKCSDGSYFNSRCQFFCSPGYTLRGDNSATCQSSRSWSGGNSVCLDVDSPVIKCPNIKEKTAEPGKLTAKVTWDTPEGKDTADGILTDVELKGKPTGTHFPEGNHKLSYTVFDRAGNKATCRFNVRVRVRRCTPLSVPDNGWMKCDSGGDNYGATCEFRCLGGYELRGSAARVCQFNMEWSGLETSCAPLNINVGVRSAAALLDQFYEKRRLLVISAPSAANHYYRFQMTNLQHAQCGLDMRHVTVIELVGVYPAQIGRIRHRLIPPGLALQLRLLLQLSQNSFNMVLLDKQGVDKQRYTFPITAAEIFTTIDTFPLRTEEAMLQKEAGHGC, via the exons ATGGACACCTGGATGTGTTTGTATATGATAGTGGGACTCCAGCTGTACGGGAGCTTCGCCTATGATG GGTCTGGATACTGGCCATACACTGATGATGAAGATGTGCGATACACAG GCGTGCCATGGTGTGCCCCAGTGAAGATCAAACACGGTCACGTCAGCTGCCAGTCACCACATGGGGAACGTTATAAGAATGTTCTTGGAACTCGTTGTAAGATCCACTGTAAGACAGGCTACGAGATGCATGGCAGCAGTGAGATCCTCTGTATGGCCAGCAAGCAGTGGTCAGGAAACTACGCCTGCAGAG AGGTCCGTTGTCCTAAACTGGCCATGCCATCTAATGGAGGTTTTAAATGTTCAGACGGGTCCTACTTCAACTCCCGCTGCCAGTTCTTCTGCTCGCCTGGATACACGCTCCGTGGAGACAACAGCGCCACCTGCCAAAGCAGTAGATCATGGAGCGGTGGCAACAGTGTGTGCTTGG ATGTGGATTCTCCAGTCATTAAGTGCCCTAATATTAAGGAGAAGACAGCTGAACCTGGAAAACTCACCGCCAAAGTGACATGGGACACACCAGAGGGAAAAGACACAGCGGACGGCATCCTAACAGA tGTTGAACTGAAAGGAAAACCAACAGGCACGCACTTCCCAGAAGGAAATCATAAATTATCGTACACGGTTTTTGACCGGGCTGGAAACAAAGCGACATGCAGGTTCAATGTTCGAGTGAGAG TGCGTCGATGTACTCCTCTCTCTGTCCCTGACAATGGCTGGATGAAATGTGACAGTGGGGGTGATAATTATGGGGCCACATGTGAATTCCGCTGTCTGGGGGGCTACGAGTTGAGGGGCAGCGCTGCCAGAGTGTGCCAGTTTAACATGGAGTGGTCTGGCCTGGAGACTTCCTGTGCAC CACTGAATATTAATGTTGGTGTGCGGTCTGCTGCCGCACTACTGGATCAGTTCTATGAGAAACGGCGCCTTTTGGTAATCTCTGCCCCCTCTGCAGCCAATCACTACTACAGATTCCAGATGACTAATTTACAG CATGCACAGTGTGGTCTGGATATGAGGCATGTGACAGTGATCGAGTTGGTTGGGGTGTATCCTGCTCAGATTGGCCGCATTAGACATAGACTCATCCCTCCAGGACTTGCTCTACAACTCAG GTTACTGCTGCAGCTGTCTCAGAACTCATTTAACATGGTGCTGTTGGACAAACAGGGTGTGGATAAGCAACGCTACACTTTCCCAATTACAGCAGCAGAGATCTTCACCACCATTGATACATTTCCTTTGCGCACTGAGGAGGCCATGCTACAGAAAGAGGCTGGGCATGGCtgctag
- the srpx gene encoding sushi repeat-containing protein SRPX isoform X2 yields the protein MDTWMCLYMIVGLQLYGSFAYDGVPWCAPVKIKHGHVSCQSPHGERYKNVLGTRCKIHCKTGYEMHGSSEILCMASKQWSGNYACREVRCPKLAMPSNGGFKCSDGSYFNSRCQFFCSPGYTLRGDNSATCQSSRSWSGGNSVCLDVDSPVIKCPNIKEKTAEPGKLTAKVTWDTPEGKDTADGILTDVELKGKPTGTHFPEGNHKLSYTVFDRAGNKATCRFNVRVRVRRCTPLSVPDNGWMKCDSGGDNYGATCEFRCLGGYELRGSAARVCQFNMEWSGLETSCAPLNINVGVRSAAALLDQFYEKRRLLVISAPSAANHYYRFQMTNLQHAQCGLDMRHVTVIELVGVYPAQIGRIRHRLIPPGLALQLRLLLQLSQNSFNMVLLDKQGVDKQRYTFPITAAEIFTTIDTFPLRTEEAMLQKEAGHGC from the exons ATGGACACCTGGATGTGTTTGTATATGATAGTGGGACTCCAGCTGTACGGGAGCTTCGCCTATGATG GCGTGCCATGGTGTGCCCCAGTGAAGATCAAACACGGTCACGTCAGCTGCCAGTCACCACATGGGGAACGTTATAAGAATGTTCTTGGAACTCGTTGTAAGATCCACTGTAAGACAGGCTACGAGATGCATGGCAGCAGTGAGATCCTCTGTATGGCCAGCAAGCAGTGGTCAGGAAACTACGCCTGCAGAG AGGTCCGTTGTCCTAAACTGGCCATGCCATCTAATGGAGGTTTTAAATGTTCAGACGGGTCCTACTTCAACTCCCGCTGCCAGTTCTTCTGCTCGCCTGGATACACGCTCCGTGGAGACAACAGCGCCACCTGCCAAAGCAGTAGATCATGGAGCGGTGGCAACAGTGTGTGCTTGG ATGTGGATTCTCCAGTCATTAAGTGCCCTAATATTAAGGAGAAGACAGCTGAACCTGGAAAACTCACCGCCAAAGTGACATGGGACACACCAGAGGGAAAAGACACAGCGGACGGCATCCTAACAGA tGTTGAACTGAAAGGAAAACCAACAGGCACGCACTTCCCAGAAGGAAATCATAAATTATCGTACACGGTTTTTGACCGGGCTGGAAACAAAGCGACATGCAGGTTCAATGTTCGAGTGAGAG TGCGTCGATGTACTCCTCTCTCTGTCCCTGACAATGGCTGGATGAAATGTGACAGTGGGGGTGATAATTATGGGGCCACATGTGAATTCCGCTGTCTGGGGGGCTACGAGTTGAGGGGCAGCGCTGCCAGAGTGTGCCAGTTTAACATGGAGTGGTCTGGCCTGGAGACTTCCTGTGCAC CACTGAATATTAATGTTGGTGTGCGGTCTGCTGCCGCACTACTGGATCAGTTCTATGAGAAACGGCGCCTTTTGGTAATCTCTGCCCCCTCTGCAGCCAATCACTACTACAGATTCCAGATGACTAATTTACAG CATGCACAGTGTGGTCTGGATATGAGGCATGTGACAGTGATCGAGTTGGTTGGGGTGTATCCTGCTCAGATTGGCCGCATTAGACATAGACTCATCCCTCCAGGACTTGCTCTACAACTCAG GTTACTGCTGCAGCTGTCTCAGAACTCATTTAACATGGTGCTGTTGGACAAACAGGGTGTGGATAAGCAACGCTACACTTTCCCAATTACAGCAGCAGAGATCTTCACCACCATTGATACATTTCCTTTGCGCACTGAGGAGGCCATGCTACAGAAAGAGGCTGGGCATGGCtgctag